The following are encoded together in the Lactuca sativa cultivar Salinas chromosome 1, Lsat_Salinas_v11, whole genome shotgun sequence genome:
- the LOC111893427 gene encoding uncharacterized protein LOC111893427 has product MDFTRWSINVAKFGPFSEDDTFQHNVALYMAFNNKDAMMVVLLLLLVLLPMAQSIGPILSQIESSPTIPCRAEMTLKNLENLNPRIMKQVIPLIEQLPPLYMESANGRDNFSPKPEETRRLLKHYDFVVHINSYYGISRNLLIKFKDGTIDETSTLAHVLSSESAFCSVLDMSICSLPGDHGLPLHQALPNVPPGMVDAINRGGELFANLTAGTPWEAVAKEVGNSLGVDSPTLRENNSKVLDLLADTIIAWMITNTGAKLLKP; this is encoded by the exons ATGGATTTTACAAGATGGAGTATCAATGTAGCTAAATTCGGACCATTTAGTGAAGATGACACGTTTCAGCACA ATGTCGCTTTATATATggctttcaacaacaag GATGCCATGATGGTTGTCCTATTGCTCTTACTTGTTCTTTTACCAATGGCTCAAAGCATTGGACCAATCCTCTCACAAATTGAATCATCACCAACTATCCCTTGTAGG GCAGAAATGACTTTAAAAAACTTGGAGAACCTTAACCCTCGCATTATGAAACAAGTTATACCATTAATTGAGCAACTTCCTCCTTTGTACATGGAGTCGGCTAATGGAAGAGACAATTTCTCTCCAAAACCAGAAGAAACTCGAAGACTA TtgaaacattatgattttgttgtGCATATAAATTCATACTATGGAATCTCAAGGAATCTTTTAATTAAATTCAAAGATGGTACGATTGATGAAACCTCCACCCTAGCTCATGTGCTTAGCTCAGAGTCTGCCTTTTGTTCAGTGTTGGATATGTCAATTTGTTCACTTCCTGGTGATCATGGACTTCCTTTACATCAg GCTTTGCCAAATGTCCCACCAGGAATGGTGGATGCTATAAACAGGGGAGGAGAGCTATTTGCAAATTTAACTGCAGGGACACCATGGGAAGCAGTTGCTAAAGAAGTAGGTAATTCACTAGGTGTAGACTCTCCAACTCTTCGTGAAAATAATTCAAAAGTGTTGGATTTGCTTGCTGATACAATTATTGCTTGGATGATTACAAACACTGGTGCAAAACTTTTGAAGCCATAG